Proteins from one Candidatus Binatota bacterium genomic window:
- a CDS encoding stage V sporulation protein R: protein MSHAGLDELREWDDRIVELVDAFGLECYAQEFEICDHNDMLGYMAYSGMPSQYPHWSFGKSFEKQKTLYDHGVSGLPYEMVINSDPSLAYLMRDNSLGLNILTMAHVYGHNDFFRNNSTFGDTEPQHTVARFKSHAERIRSYVEDPAAGPTAVEATLDAAHALAFNCRRNMSIRKTTRSEQLQRAIDIATPPADRNASIHAPRCKEDPDLSRIPLEPEPDLLLFIRDYNPYLAEWQKDILTIVHEQAHYFIPQMETKIMNEGWASYWHYQIMSELGLPEDLRLEFMINHNQVIRPHPGGINPYHVGFRIWQAIYEREEGDGPIDHRRRNAGHQSLFTARETDRDSSFLRRFLDRDLVRDLGLFEFAEKGRDTVVTRVADEQGWESVRDSLVASVGTGSLPVIEITDADFQGSRQLQLVHRYQGQELELPHARATMELLRTLWGRDVLLDTVLNQKPARLHCSEDGFSAEST from the coding sequence GTGAGTCACGCCGGACTGGATGAGCTCAGGGAGTGGGACGATCGGATCGTCGAACTGGTAGACGCCTTCGGCCTGGAGTGCTACGCCCAGGAGTTCGAGATCTGCGACCACAACGACATGCTTGGCTACATGGCCTACTCTGGCATGCCGTCGCAGTACCCCCACTGGTCTTTCGGTAAGTCCTTCGAAAAGCAAAAGACCCTCTACGACCACGGCGTATCGGGCCTTCCCTACGAGATGGTAATCAACTCAGACCCGTCGCTGGCCTACCTCATGCGCGACAACTCACTGGGCCTTAACATACTCACCATGGCCCACGTGTACGGCCACAACGATTTCTTTCGCAACAACAGCACCTTCGGAGACACCGAACCCCAGCACACCGTGGCCCGCTTCAAATCGCACGCCGAGCGTATTCGCTCCTACGTGGAGGACCCGGCTGCGGGGCCGACTGCCGTCGAAGCGACGCTCGACGCTGCCCACGCGCTGGCTTTCAACTGCCGTAGAAATATGTCGATACGCAAAACGACGAGGTCCGAACAACTGCAACGCGCGATTGATATTGCCACGCCCCCAGCGGATCGAAACGCTTCGATCCACGCTCCGCGCTGCAAAGAAGATCCCGATCTGAGTCGCATACCATTGGAGCCGGAGCCCGACCTTCTCCTGTTCATCCGTGACTACAATCCTTATCTCGCCGAGTGGCAGAAGGATATCCTCACCATCGTCCACGAGCAGGCCCACTACTTCATCCCGCAGATGGAAACCAAGATAATGAACGAAGGCTGGGCCAGTTACTGGCACTACCAGATCATGTCCGAACTCGGCTTGCCCGAGGATTTGAGACTCGAATTCATGATCAATCACAACCAGGTCATCCGTCCCCACCCCGGTGGCATCAACCCCTACCACGTGGGCTTCCGAATCTGGCAAGCCATCTACGAGCGCGAGGAAGGTGACGGACCGATCGACCACCGCCGGCGAAATGCGGGCCACCAATCCCTGTTCACGGCCAGGGAAACGGACCGCGATAGTTCGTTTCTGAGAAGGTTTCTTGATCGCGATCTCGTCAGAGACCTGGGACTTTTCGAGTTCGCCGAAAAAGGCCGTGACACGGTCGTGACCAGGGTTGCGGACGAGCAGGGTTGGGAGTCAGTCCGTGACTCCCTGGTGGCTTCGGTGGGTACGGGGTCACTGCCCGTCATCGAAATTACAGACGCCGACTTCCAGGGTTCGCGACAACTGCAACTGGTCCACCGTTACCAGGGACAGGAACTCGAGCTGCCCCATGCGCGAGCAACGATGGAACTGCTGCGAACTCTCTGGGGGCGAGACGTGTTACTGGACACGGTGCTCAACCAAAAACCGGCCCGACTGCACTGCAGTGAAGATGGTTTTTCGGCTGAGAGCACCTGA
- the ispF gene encoding 2-C-methyl-D-erythritol 2,4-cyclodiphosphate synthase yields MRVGQGYDIHRLAHGRPLVLGTLRLQADRGCEGHSDGDPVAHAVCDAILGALALGDMGIWFPSSDERWKDAPSSLFLVEIKKLIAERGARLLNVDVTVVLAEPRLAGHLSAMREALAGHLGCDHFRVSVKAKSGDGLGAAGRGEAIEAMAVALVETRED; encoded by the coding sequence GTGAGGGTAGGGCAGGGATACGACATACATCGCCTCGCGCATGGCAGGCCGCTGGTGCTGGGCACCCTGCGGCTCCAGGCAGACCGAGGCTGCGAGGGCCATTCCGACGGTGACCCGGTGGCCCATGCGGTGTGCGACGCCATACTCGGTGCGCTGGCCCTCGGCGACATGGGTATCTGGTTTCCCTCGAGCGACGAACGCTGGAAAGATGCCCCGTCGTCCTTGTTCCTGGTCGAGATCAAGAAGCTGATCGCGGAGCGTGGCGCGAGGTTGCTCAACGTTGACGTAACCGTCGTCCTGGCCGAGCCGCGGCTGGCTGGTCACCTGTCTGCCATGCGCGAAGCGCTGGCCGGTCACCTTGGTTGCGATCACTTCCGCGTGTCGGTCAAAGCCAAATCTGGTGATGGACTGGGTGCCGCGGGTCGAGGCGAAGCTATCGAAGCCATGGCGGTCGCCCTGGTCGAAACGAGGGAAGATTGA